In Primulina eburnea isolate SZY01 chromosome 5, ASM2296580v1, whole genome shotgun sequence, a single window of DNA contains:
- the LOC140832422 gene encoding leucine-rich repeat receptor-like protein kinase PXC1 — protein MDLYLIFLLPLLFLSDTGATTDTAALSLFRSQTDLHGTLLPNWTTTTTACAANWTGVKCTNDRVTTLSIPYLNLRGPIDALSSLDQLRFIDLRGNRLNGTLAPISRCINLKLIYLSGNDFSGEIPLEFWSLHRLLRLDLSNNNLQGSIPSNLSKLSRLLTLHLQNNEISGTIPDLLDSLPQLKQLNLSNNELYGMVPKTLQSKFGDKSFFGNEGLCGNNPFPQCSYTGGRPASPQTVLSNPSSLPSSSSTTIEESSSKHHKRLGNGAIIAIVVANSVLLLVIASFAVAYCCGKYSRDSNSITGSDGGKRRNGHSGEKRVYANTGGGESDGTNATDKSRLVFFDRKKQFELEDLLRASAELLGKGSLGTVYKAVLDDGCIVAVKRLKDANPCARKEFEQYMDVIGKIRHPNIVRFRAYYYAREEKLLVYDYLPNGSLHSLLHGNRGPGRIPLDWTTRISLILGAARGLARIHEEYAASRIPHGNVKSSNVLLDKNGVSCISDFGLSLLLNPVHAIARLGGYRAPEQAEIKRLSQKSDVYSFGVLLLEVLTGKVPSQHSSPNRARVREEETSIDLPKWVQSVVRDEWTAEVFDPELLRYKNIEEELVSMLHVAMSCVVPQPEKRPTMTEAVKMIEEIRVEQSPLGEDYDESRTSLSPSLPTTEDALA, from the exons ATGGACCTCTACTTGATTTTTCTCCTCCCACTCCTCTTCCTCAGCGATACCGGTGCCACCACCGACACCGCCGCCCTCTCCCTCTTCCGGTCCCAAACCGACCTCCACGGAACACTCCTCCCCAACTGGACCACCACCACAACAGCATGCGCGGCCAATTGGACAGGCGTGAAGTGCACCAACGACCGTGTGACCACCCTCTCCATCCCCTACCTCAACCTCCGCGGCCCCATTGACGCGCTCTCATCATTGGACCAGCTACGTTTCATTGATTTGCGTGGCAACCGCCTCAATGGCACCCTCGCTCCGATCTCCCGATGCATTAACCTCAAGCTCATCTACCTCTCTGGAAACGACTTTTCTGGCGAAATACCTCTAGAATTTTGGTCCCTCCACCGGCTCCTTCGCCTTGATCTCTCCAACAACAATCTCCAAGGTTCAATCCCGTCCAACCTCTCCAAATTATCCCGCTTGCTCACTCTTCACCTCCAAAACAATGAGATTTCAGGGACAATCCCAGACTTGCTTGATTCACTTCCGCAGCTTAAACAATTGAATCTGTCGAACAATGAACTGTATGGAATGGTTCCAAAAACTTTACAATCAAAATTCGGTGACAAGAGTTTTTTTGGCAATGAAGGGCTCTGTGGGAACAACCCTTTTCCCCAGTGTTCATACACCGGTGGACGACCGGCATCACCACAAACTGTACTGTCAAATCCCAGTTCTCTTCCCTCATCATCAAGTACCACGATTGAAGAGTCATCAAGCAAGCATCATAAAAGACTCGGCAATGGAGCAATAATAGCAATAGTGGTGGCAAATTCAGTCCTTTTACTGGTGATAGCGTCTTTTGCGGTAGCATACTGCTGTGGGAAGTACTCGAGAGACTCAAATTCAATAACGGGAAGTGATGGCGGGAAGAGAAGAAATGGCCACTCGGGAGAAAAGAGAGTGTATGCTAATACCGGAGGGGGAGAAAGTGATGGTACAAATGCCACTGATAAGAGTAGATTAGTGTTTTTTGACAGGAAAAAGCAATTTGAACTTGAAGATTTGCTCCGGGCATCGGCTGAACTGCTTGGTAAAGGGAGTCTGGGGACTGTCTATAAAGCCGTGCTTGATGATGGATGCATCGTGGCTGTCAAAAGGCTCAAGGATGCAAATCCTTGTGCTAGGAAAGAGTTTGAGCAGTACATGGACGTGATTGGAAAGATTAGACATCCTAATATAGTGAGATTTAGAGCTTATTATTATGCAAGGGAAGAGAAGTTGCTTGTTTACGATTATCTGCCTAATGGGAGCTTACATTCACTTCTGCATG GAAACAGAGGACCTGGGAGAATACCACTGGATTGGACTACAAGAATCAGCTTAATTCTCGGGGCAGCTCGAGGGCTCGCAAGAATTCATGAAGAGTATGCAGCTTCTAGAATTCCTCATGGCAATGTGAAATCATCAAACGTATTACTAGATAAAAATGGAGTTTCTTGCATTTCGGATTTTGGGTTGTCGTTACTTTTGAATCCCGTGCATGCCATAGCTAGATTGGGAGGCTACAGAGCACCAGAGCAAGCAGAAATCAAGAGACTTTCACAAAAGTCCGATGTTTACAGCTTTGGAGTGCTGTTACTAGAAGTACTCACGGGGAAGGTTCCATCACAACATTCTTCCCCTAACCGGGCTAGAGTTAGGGAGGAGGAAACATCAATTGATTTACCGAAATGGGTTCAGTCTGTTGTGCGGGACGAGTGGACGGCAGAAGTGTTCGATCCAGAATTGTTGAGGTACAAGAATATTGAGGAAGAATTGGTGTCGATGCTTCATGTGGCGATGTCTTGTGTGGTACCACAGCCTGAAAAAAGGCCCACAATGACTGAAGCTGTTAAAATGATAGAGGAGATAAGGGTGGAGCAATCTCCTTTAGGGGAAGATTACGATGAATCTCGTACATCACTTTCCCCCTCGCTTCCAACAACGGAAGATGCGTTAGCTTGA
- the LOC140832424 gene encoding uncharacterized protein: protein MASCDDDFSILDDHQTPHTVQPSATVTAQTQPFNISPYDNDSDPFDSEPDPNSVSGKRIIDREDIHGVTSKRTRSHSSASAAGDYRKDREEWSDAAIACLLEAYSEKFVQLNRGNLRGRDWEEVAAVVSERCEKQTKTVEQCKNKVDNLKKRYKLERHRLSNGGVSVSHWPWLKQMEQIVGNSLAAKAAAEEEKSPGGSSYSIRQSKRLGTSSTSPGGQVTSVKPKSSSLRWRRVVFKVSGAALAGTAPNNMDPKVAMLIAREVSIACRIGVEVAVVVGGRNFFCGDTWVTSTGLDRCTAYQIGMMATVMNSILLQSALEKLGVQTRVQSAFSMPEVAEPYSRQRAIRHLEKGRVVIFGGIGAGTGNPLFSTDTAAALRASEIHADAVLKGTNVDGVYICDSRNENITAEHLSFRDLASRGASPMDMMAMTFCEENMIPVVIFNLHEPGNISRALCGEQVGTLISQTGPIS from the exons ATGGCCTCTTGTGACGACGATTTTTCCATCCTCGACGACCACCAAACCCCCCACACCGTCCAGCCCTCCGCCACCGTCACTGCTCAAACGCAGCCTTTTAACATAAGCCCTTACGACAATGATTCCGATCCGTTCGATTCAGAACCTGACCCCAACTCTGTCTCCGGAAAACGCATCATTGATCGGGAAGATATACACGGTGTTACGTCTAAAAGGACGAGATCGCATTCATCCGCTTCCGCCGCCGGAGACTACAGGAAGGACCGAGAGGAATGGAGTGACGCCGCGATCGCGTGTTTGCTGGAGGCCTACTCGGAGAAGTTTGTTCAGTTGAATAGAGGGAACTTGAGAGGTAGGGATTGGGAGGAGGTGGCTGCGGTGGTGAGCGAGAGGTGCGAGAAGCAAACGAAGACTGTGGAACAGTGTAAGAACAAGGTTGACAATTTGAAGAAGCGGTACAAATTGGAGAGGCATCGATTGAGCAATGGTGGCGTATCGGTGAGTCACTGGCCTTGGTTGAAGCAGATGGAGCAGATCGTGGGCAACTCTCTTGCAGCCAAAGCAGCTGCCGAAGAAGAGAAGTCCCCCGGTGGATCCTCTTACTCCATCAGACAGTCCAAAAG ACTAGGAACATCATCTACCAGTCCTGGTGGTCAGGTTACGAGCGTGAAGCCAAAATCATCGAGTCTTAGGTGGCGAAGAGTTGTGTTCAAAGTTAGTGGCGCTGCTCTCGCTGGTACTGCTCCTAATAATATGGATCCAAAG GTGGCCATGCTGATTGCTAGAGAAGTCTCGATCGCTTGCCGTATTGGTGTCGAG GTGGCCGTTGTTGTTGGTGGCCGCAACTTCTTTTGCGGTGACACATGGGTAACATCGACTGGGTTGGATAGGTGTACTGCTTATCAGATTGG AATGATGGCGACTGTGATGAATTCCATACTGCTCCAGTCAGCATTGGAGAAGTTAGGGGTGCAGACACGTGTGCAGAGTGCATTTTCTATGCCTGAGGTTGCTGAGCCATATAGTAGGCAACGAGCCATCCGGCATCTTGAAAAAGGAAGAGTTGTAATTTTTGGTGGCATTGGAGCTGGCACTGGAAATCCACTTTTTTCCACCGATACAGCTGCAGCTCTCCGGGCTTCAGAGA TTCATGCTGATGCAGTCTTGAAAGGTACAAACGTGGACGGCGTCTACATTTGTGACTCTAGAAACGAAAATATTACAGCCGAGCACCTCTCTTTCAGAGACTTGGCTTCTAGAGGTGCATCTCCTATGGACATGATGGCCATGACATTCTGTGAGGAGAATATGATCCCAG TTGTCATTTTCAATCTTCACGAGCCTGGAAATATATCAAGGGCATTATGTGGAGAACAGGTCGGTACTCTAATCAGTCAAACTGGACCCATAAGCTAA
- the LOC140832423 gene encoding uncharacterized protein, whose product MESNVMSGGMHPNRNPDILGLEMSLHHHIPPSQNPPILPQQSQLPMMSYGHNEGDYHPQAQNSLKQGYPFSVKSKSQTLTLSDDDEPGLVAENSADDGKKKTSPWQRMKWTDDMVRLLIVVVFYIGDEVGSEGNDPVNKKKSGVILQKKGKWKSVSRALMERGFYVSPQQCEDKFNDLNKRYKRVTEILGKGTACQVVENQSLLDTMDHLSSKMKDEVKKLLNSKHLFFREMCAYHNSCGHGGAAATVGGGVQYSPLDVAAEPPQGQVQYQQQRCFHSTESIPVMPNINRGENNDGYKSVKGVDDDYDDEDEEDEDDDESDEVIGGRSRCHDQAHDDDINEMDERSSRKRGREWTFHSSTLIRQLESELINILQDGMRSPFEKRQWMRTKLMQLEAQSVDIQYQTLELEKQRLKWWKFSTKKEREMEREKLLNERMKLENDRMVLLIRRKEHDLLDHQRQIPQQSSNKKSDPSSISR is encoded by the coding sequence ATGGAATCAAACGTGATGTCTGGTGGAATGCACCCAAATAGAAATCCTGATATTTTAGGCCTGGAAATGTCACTCCACCACCACATACCACCATCACAAAACCCTCCCATTTTGCCGCAACAATCCCAGCTTCCCATGATGTCATATGGGCATAATGAAGGCGATTACCACCCACAAGCTCAGAATTCTTTGAAACAGGGCTACCCATTTTCGGTAAAATCCAAGAGTCAGACTTTAACATTGAGTGATGATGATGAGCCTGGACTCGTTGCCGAGAACAGTGCTGACGACGGGAAGAAGAAAACATCACCTTGGCAGAGAATGAAGTGGACTGATGATATGGTGAGGTTGTTGATTGTGGTAGTGTTTTATATTGGTGATGAGGTTGGCTCTGAGGGTAATGATCCTGTTAATAAGAAGAAAAGTGGTGTGATTTTGCAGAAGAAGGGGAAATGGAAATCAGTGTCGCGGGCTTTGATGGAGAGGGGATTTTACGTGTCCCCACAGCAATGTGAAGACAAGTTCAACGATTTGAATAAGAGGTATAAGAGGGTTACTGAGATTCTTGGAAAGGGAACGGCTTGCCAAGTTGTGGAGAATCAGAGTTTGCTCGATACAATGGACCACTTATCTTCTAAAATGAAGGACGAAGTTAAGAAATTGCTGAATTCTAAGCACTTGTTTTTCAGGGAGATGTGTGCTTATCATAATAGTTGTGGCCACGGAGGTGCTGCTGCCACCGTAGGTGGTGGTGTTCAGTATTCGCCTCTAGATGTGGCCGCAGAGCCACCTCAAGGTCAAGTACAGTATCAGCAGCAGAGGTGCTTCCACTCGACGGAAAGCATACCGGTCATGCCTAACATAAATCGAGGGGAGAATAATGACGGTTATAAATCGGTAAAAGGTGTTGACGATGATTACGATGATGAAGACGAGGAGGATGAAGATGACGATGAATCTGACGAGGTGATCGGTGGAAGATCACGATGTCATGACCAGGCACATGATGACGACATAAATGAAATGGATGAACGATCATCAAGAAAAAGGGGTAGGGAATGGACTTTTCATTCTTCGACTCTGATTCGACAGCTGGAATCTGAGTTAATTAACATATTGCAAGATGGTATGAGGAGTCCCTTTGAGAAGAGGCAGTGGATGAGAACAAAACTGATGCAATTGGAGGCGCAAAGTGTCGATATCCAGTACCAGACGTTGGAGCTCGAAAAGCAGCGTTTAAAATGGTGGAAATTCAGTACCaagaaagaaagggaaatggAAAGGGAAAAGCTCTTGAACGAAAGAATGAAGTTGGAGAATGATAGAATGGTTCTCTTAATTCGGCGAAAGGAGCATGATTTGCTTGATCATCAGCGACAGATTCCGCAGCAGTCCTCTAACAAGAAGAGCGACCCGTCTTCGATTAGCCGATGA
- the LOC140831888 gene encoding uncharacterized protein: MVWNCQGAASKELCRYLKDMVKNHNPKILGLLEPRVSGSHADAICNKMKYENWVRVEAVGFSGGIWIFWKDDVTLEILYSHPQFVLARVETTNSAPWLLTIVYGSPNPTLRKRLWQDLTKENLNIQGPWLSIGDYNSVCYEHETSTTNGATHHRSAGFNDWLFNQGLIYIGFSGSRFTWVRGLSSATFKGARLDRGVCTIEWSELFPEAKVTNLPIIQSDHAPLLIRLAGNPNYKYKSPFRFQAAWLTNEDFYKVVRNEWHDHHTLSDNVSNMANSLSSWNFSTFGNIHHRKRRLVARIEGVQRSLGNQPQHSLFKLEAKLRRELDKVLEQEELLWFQKSREEWIVSGDRNTKFYHASTMVKRSRSKIEALKDDNETWITDMDHLKDKIKDFYSSLYTSDQTSASSQVERGCFPPLQEAHSLALHAPFSPDEVKRALFDMSPFKAPGPDGIPAGFYQKMWHIVGKSLCDFALNFLESGEIMLGTNDTLLTLVPKVPNPEYVTQFRPISLCNVSYTILTKTMTNRLKSVMPDLIRPYQSSFVQGRQISDNIIVYQEVLHSMRKKSGAKGYMVIKIDLEKAFDRLSWDFIQETLTDVGLNREWIRNIINCITTTRLSILWNGEQMNWIKPDRGIRQGDSISPYIFVLCIERLSHIICQAVHNGSWKAIRLSRNGPLLSHLLFADDMLLFAEASIDQLHIIMECLNKFCTSSGQRVNFQKSHIFFSRNVSATVANDISSTSGIPLTTDLGRYLGVPSIHRRVTNNLFKKVLDRVKSRLEGWQTKYLSFAGRKVLVQSVLNAIPLYSMHTNLLPIGICSEIEKTIGNFLWGGKIGEHKCHLVKWDVVSSPKSIGGLGIKRMYPMNQALLTKLGWRLLEEKEGLWTQVLKGKYTRRNTDRRSFIPRQGSSKVWQGISKIMQYVEKMTKFVARNGTSTYFWTDKWIENAPLCTFLLKSIDQADIQKTVHNYWIKGEGWDWGALSGLLPTDVKNTLAAYILSEDQAIEDNRCWGITSMGKFSVSSAYELILNLYEQDRDNSWGTIWKLEVPYRIRAFIWLVRHGKIMSNAERLKRGFTTNGSCALCHYELEDVDHIFRKCEEAKKIWRRLMPTKAFQTSLNPSFDAWLMGNLGHKPKTSKNLDWNILFAITLWWIWHWRNNFVFNTKKFDVDLKEKWIKDYLLQIKSAFTSMKVMPSYNTGYTNCIIRWSPPPTGWTSLDVDGSCKQKARKAGGGGILRTDLGDWIMEFIYNIGWCSIEEAELWEVCKGLELAWNSGYKKISLGIDSQIVVKWLKKEETPRSCVVNLIATCLGLLARNWKVRVNHIYREQNKAADFLASEALKYERGYKTIRNPPTGLQDIIDEDKMRIDSCRRVILR, encoded by the coding sequence ATGGTTTGGAATTGCCAAGGTGCGGCTTCTAAAGAACTGTGCCGCTACCTCAAGGATATGGTAAAAAATCATAACCCAAAGATTCTAGGCTTGCTAGAGCCTCGTGTTTCAGGATCACATGCGGATGCCATCTGTAACAAGATGAAGTACGAGAATTGGGTGAGGGTTGAAGCAGTTGGGTTTAGCGGAGGCATTTGGATCTTTTGGAAAGACGATGTCACTTTGGAGATTTTGTACTCCCACCCACAATTTGTCCTAGCACGTGTAGAGACAACCAATTCGGCCCCTTGGCTTCTTACAATAGTCTATGGAAGCCCTAATCCGACTCTTCGAAAGAGACTTTGGCAAGATCTCACCAAAGAGAACCTTAACATACAAGGGCCATGGCTATCTATTGGTGACTACAACTCGGTGTGTTACGAGCACGAAACTAGTACAACCAACGGTGCAACCCACCATAGAAGTGCTGGATTCAACGACTGGCTTTTCAATCAAGGCCTTATATATATTGGTTTTTCCGGATccagattcacttgggtaagaGGTCTCAGTAGCGCAACTTTCAAAGGAGCCCGTCTGGATCGGGGAGTGTGTACGATAGAATGGAGCGAGCTATTCCCAGAAGCGAAAGTCACCAACCTACCTATCATACAATCAGATCATGCTCCATTGCTCATTAGACTTGCTGGAAACCCAAATTACAAATACAAAAGCCCCTTTCGTTTCCAGGCAGCCTGGCTTACCAACGAAGATTTCTACAAAGTAGTTCGAAATGAATGGCATGACCATCATACACTCAGTGATAATGTTTCAAACATGGCCAATTCACTATCCAGTTGGAACTTCTCAACATTTGGAAATATCCACCATCGAAAGAGGAGATTAGTAGCAAGAATTGAGGGTGTGCAAAGAAGTTTGGGTAACCAACCTCAACATAGTCTTTTTAAACTTGAAGCTAAATTGCGAAGAGAACTAGATAAAGTTCTGGAACAGGAAGAACTCCTGTGGTTTCAAAAATCTAGGGAGGAGTGGATAGTCTCCGGTGACAGAAATACCAAATTCTACCATGCTTCTACCATGGTCAAAAGAAGTAGAAGTAAGATCGAAGCCCTCAAGGATGATAATGAAACTTGGATAACAGATATGGACCATCTTAAAGACAAAATCAAAGACTTCTACTCCTCGCTGTACACCTCAGACCAGACAAGTGCATCCTCACAGGTGGAAAGAGGATGTTTcccaccactgcaagaagcgcACTCTCTCGCTTTACATGCACCTTTCTCACCAGACGAGGTTAAGCGTGCTCTCTTTGACATGTCTCCATTCAAAGCTCCCGGTCCAGATGGCATTCCTGCCGGATTCTATCAGAAAATGTGGCACATCGTTGGCAAGTCCTTATGTGATTTTGCTCTTAATTTCCTCGAATCAGGAGAAATTATGCTGGGAACAAATGATACTCTCCTCACATTGGTCCCGAAAGTCCCAAACCCGGAGTATGTAACCCAATTTAGACCAATTAGCCTCTGCAATGTGAGCTATACAATCCTCACCAAAACCATGACCAATCGACTAAAGTCTGTTATGCCTGATCTCATAAGGCCATACCAGAGCAGCTTCGTCCAAGGCCGCCAGATTTCAGACAATATCATTGTATATCAAGAGGTGCTCCACTCCATGAGGAAAAAATCTGGTGCTAAAGGGTATATGGTTATAAAAATTGACTTAGAGAAAGCTTTTGATAGACTTTCATGGGACTTTATACAGGAAACACTTACCGATGTGGGGCTCAACAGGGAATGGATCAGAAACATCATAAATTGCATCACAACTACCAGGCTGTCTATCTTGTGGAATGGGGAACAAATGAACTGGATCAAACCTGACAGAGGAATTAGACAAGGAGACTCAATTTCTCCATATATCTTTGTCCTTTGTATTGAGCGTCTGAGCCACATTATTTGCCAGGCCGTGCATAATGGCTCCTGGAAAGCCATTCGCCTATCTAGAAATGGTCCTCTCTTATCACACTTGCTCTTTGCTGATGATATGCTTCTGTTTGCTGAAGCTTCAATCGACCAGCTACATATTATCATGGAGTGCTTGAACAAATTCTGCACAAGCTCTGGCCAACGAGTCAATTTCCaaaaatctcatattttcttttCCAGAAATGTGAGTGCTACAGTGGCAAATGACATATCCTCTACTTCAGGGATCCCACTAACGACAGACCTAGGTAGATACCTGGGAGTGCCATCTATACACAGAAGAGTCACCAACAACCTGTTTAAGAAAGTGCTAGACAGAGTCAAATCAAGGCTTGAGGGATGGCAAACCAAGTACCTGAGCTTTGCAGGACGAAAAGTATTAGTCCAATCGGTACTCAATGCAATCCCACTCTACTCTATGCATACGAACCTACTACCCATAGGAATATGCTCTGAAATTGAGAAAACCATCGGGAATTTTCTGTGGGGAGGGAAGATTGGGGAACACAAATGCCACCTGGTTAAATGGGATGTAGTATCCTCCCCCAAATCTATAGGTGGGCTGGGCATTAAAAGAATGTATCCTATGAACCAAGCTTTATTGACAAAGCTTGGTTGGAGACTATTGGAAGAAAAAGAAGGCCTCTGGACACAAGTACTGAAAGGAAAATACACACGCAGGAACACTGACAGAAGAAGCTTCATACCTAGACAAGGCTCATCTAAGGTGTGGCAAGGGATATCCAAAATCATGCAATACGTGGAAAAAATGACAAAATTTGTTGCACGCAATGGGACATCTACTTACTTTTGGACAGACAAATGGATAGAAAATGCTCCACTGTGCACATTTTTACTCAAGAGCATTGATCAAGCCGACATCCAAAAAACAGTACACAATTATTGGATCAAAGGCGAAGGTTGGGATTGGGGGGCTCTATCTGGGTTACTACCAACCGATGTGAAAAACACTTTGGCGGCCTATATTCTAAGTGAAGATCAGGCCATAGAGGACAACAGATGCTGGGGAATCACAAGCATGGGTAAATTCTCTGTTAGCTCGGCCTATGAGCTAATACTGAATTTGTATGAGCAGGACAGGGACAACTCTTGGGGAACCATTTGGAAGCTGGAAGTTCCTTACCGAATAAGAGCCTTTATTTGGTTGGTAAGACATGGGAAGATTATGAGTAACGCCGAAAGACTGAAACGAGGCTTCACCACTAACGGATCATGTGCTTTATGTCATTATGAATTGGAAGACGTGGATCACATCTTCCGAAAATGTGAAGAAGCTAAGAAAATTTGGCGTAGACTTATGCCTACTAAAGCGTTCCAAACCTCTCTCAATCCATCTTTTGATGCATGGCTTATGGGAAACTTAGGACACAAACCCAAGACCTCCAAAAATCTGGATTGGAACATACTCTTTGCCATTACGCTTTGGTGGATTTGGCATTGGCGAAACAACTTTGTCTTCAACACCAAGAAATTTGACGTGGATCTCAAAGAAAAGTGGATCAAAGATTATCTACTTCAAATTAAATCTGCCTTTACTTCAATGAAAGTTATGCCAAGCTACAATACGGGTTACACCAACTGTATCATCCGATGGAGCCCCCCACCTACAGGATGGACTTCGCTGGACGTAGATGGCAGCTGTAAGCAGAAGGCTCGTAAAGCAGGTGGAGGAGGCATACTGCGGACCGACCTCGGCGATTGGATCATGGAATTCATATACAACATTGGCTGGTGCTCAATCGAGGAGGCAGAGCTCTGGGAAGTCTGCAAGGGGCTCGAGCTAGCCTGGAACTCAGGATATAAGAAGATCTCTCTTGGGATCGATTCACAGATAGTAGTCAAGTGGCTCAAAAAAGAAGAAACACCACGTTCATGCGTAGTTAACTTGATAGCCACCTGTCTCGGCCTCCTTGCTAGGAATTGGAAAGTAAGAGTCAACCACATTTACAGAGAACAAAATAAGGCTGCCGACTTTCTAGCTTCAGAAGCCTTGAAATACGAAAGGGGCTACAAAACCATAAGGAATCCCCCCACAGGCTTACAAGACATCATCGACGAAGACAAAATGAGAATTGACTCTTGTAGAAGAGTAATATTACGCTAA